One window of Triticum dicoccoides isolate Atlit2015 ecotype Zavitan chromosome 5A, WEW_v2.0, whole genome shotgun sequence genomic DNA carries:
- the LOC119298444 gene encoding uncharacterized protein LOC119298444, with product MASKTVEIHRVGAEVFRGDDAVCRKKSVEVLAELGLPTGLLPLEDMEEFGYNRVAGFMWLVQRKKTEHTFKKVKQTVSYAGEVTAFVDPGKLRKITGVKTKELFLWLSVVEVSVVESVTAPGKVTFKTGTGLSDTFDAAAFALGE from the coding sequence ATGGCATCCAAAACCGTCGAGATCCACCGTGTTGGCGCGGAGGTATTCCGCGGCGACGACGCCGTGTGCAGGAAGAAGTCGGTGGAGGTGCTGGCGGAGCTGGGCCTCCCGACGGGCCTGCTGCCCCTGGAGGATATGGAGGAGTTCGGGTACAACCGCGTGGCCGGCTTCATGTGGCtggtgcagaggaagaagacggagcacACCTTCAAGAAGGTGAAGCAGACCGTGTCATACGCCGGGGAGGTGACGGCCTTCGTCGACCCGGGGAAGCTGAGGAAGATCACCGGCGTGAAGACCAAGGAGCTGTTCCTGTGGCTCAGCGTGGTGGAGGTGTCTGTTGTTGAGAGCGTGACGGCCCCTGGTAAGGTCACCTTCAAGACCGGCACTGGTCTGTCCGATACCTTTGATGCAGCTGCTTTTGCGCTTGGGGAATGA